In Silene latifolia isolate original U9 population chromosome X, ASM4854445v1, whole genome shotgun sequence, the following proteins share a genomic window:
- the LOC141617410 gene encoding uncharacterized protein LOC141617410, protein MHGRREFLPNSLPSYKTWEHRNKVIFENEVMDPARIVQRTRDILAELVTFGVEGQSKVGRRGVDRRERENDGWRPAMGGVVKINVDAGVKEGEGVCTGVVCRDDLGAVLWGLTVAREADWDPRYAEAMAVYDGLEEAKRRGIREVVVESDCLQVVDALKERCSGRSLFSLLVDDILLLCSSFQSVVWSHTSRINNSVAHALAHVVPRTIGKTVWSAMLSPCANSAAVYDLSLMH, encoded by the coding sequence atgcacgggagacgggaatttctgccTAATTCTCTTCCTTCATACAAAACATGGGAGCACAGGAACAAGGTGATTTTCGAAAATGAAGTGATGGACCCGGCACGGATTGTTCAACGTACTCGTGATATTCTCGCTGAATTAGTCACATTTGGAGTTGAGGGACAAAGCAAGGTGGGCAGGCGAGGGGTTGACAGACGGGAGCGAGAAAACGATGGATGGAGGCCGGCTATGGGAGGTGTTGTTAAAATTAATGTGGATGCAGGAGTAAAGGAGGGAGAAGGAGTGTGTACGGGTGTGGTGTGTCGAGATGATCTTGGGGCTGTGCTGTGGGGGCTTACGGTGGCTCGGGAGGCGGATTGGGATCCCAGATATGCAGAGGCGATGGCGGTATACGACGGGCTCGAGGAGGCAAAGAGGCGTGGCATTCGAGAAGTGGTGGTAGAGAGTGACTGTCTTCAAGTTGTTGATGCGCTTAAGGAGAGATGCAGCGGGAGGAGTCTTTTTTCTCTTTTAGTTGACGACATTTTATTGCTTTGTAGTAGTTTTCAGTCGGTAGTGTGGTCTCATACAAGTCGTATTAATAACTCTGTAGCACATGCGCTAGCACATGTAGTTCCTAGGACAATCGGTAAAACTGTGTGGTCAGCTATGTTATCTCCGTGTGCAAACTCGGCAGCGGTCTATGATTTATCATTAATGCATTAA